In Antechinus flavipes isolate AdamAnt ecotype Samford, QLD, Australia chromosome 3, AdamAnt_v2, whole genome shotgun sequence, a genomic segment contains:
- the FNDC10 gene encoding fibronectin type III domain-containing protein 10, with translation MSAPRQPVPWPWLRRRRRLLPLLLLLLLLAPRPRVHGDPVPPVPPPPSPEPEAEPGPDPPWCPYKVLSEGQEAGTGRLCFRSPEPDFRCQQRLCKAYRSAGRTLVANVLRNSSVLLQWRPPPAAPARELRGFALNCSWDGSYTRFQCDRVQLGASCRDYLVPDVHDSVRYRLCLQPLLRRPRREPSPPGAPPAPTPPPPPPAECVEFAAEPAGMRDIVIAMTAVGGSICVMLVIICLLVAYITENLMHPAFGRPRGRRQP, from the coding sequence ATGAGCGCGCCCCGCCAGCCGGTGCCTTGGCCCtggctgcggcggcggcggcgactgctgccgctgctgctgctgctgctgctgctggctcCCCGCCCCCGCGTCCACGGCGACCCCGTGCCCCCGGTGCCCCCGCCGCCCAGCCCGGAGCCCGAGGCGGAACCCGGGCCGGACCCCCCGTGGTGCCCCTACAAGGTGCTGAGCGAGGGCCAGGAGGCCGGCACCGGCCGCCTGTGCTTCCGCAGCCCGGAGCCCGATTTCCGCTGCCAGCAGCGCCTGTGCAAGGCGTACCGCTCGGCGGGGCGCACGCTGGTGGCCAACGTGCTCCGCAACAGCAGCGTTCTGCTGCAGTGGCGCCCGCCGCCCGCCGCGCCGGCCCGCGAGCTGCGCGGCTTCGCGCTCAACTGCTCCTGGGACGGCAGCTACACCCGCTTCCAGTGCGACCGCGTGCAGCTCGGCGCCTCTTGTCGCGACTACCTGGTCCCCGACGTGCACGACAGCGTGCGCTACCGCCTGTGCCTGCAGCCGCTGCTGCGCCGGCCGCGGCGGGAGCCCTCCCCCCCGGGCGCCCCGCCGGCCCCgacgccgccgccgccaccgcccgCCGAATGCGTGGAGTTCGCGGCCGAGCCGGCCGGCATGCGGGATATTGTCATCGCCATGACGGCCGTCGGGGGCTCCATCTGCGTCATGCTGGTGATCATCTGCCTACTGGTGGCCTACATCACGGAGAACCTCATGCACCCCGCCTTCGGGCGCCCCAGGGGCCGGAGACAGCCCTGA